A window of Azospirillum lipoferum 4B contains these coding sequences:
- the gtdA gene encoding gentisate 1,2-dioxygenase — translation MAPDTHGLLSNDTDAQLRQLYEAMRPQHLYPLWEVLGALVTPTPRAPTVAAKWEYATARAHLMRAGDLISAEKAERRVLILENPGTPGTAGITTSLYAGLQMILPGEVAPCHRHSQSALRFVMEGHGAYTAVDGEKAVMNPFDLVLTPNWQWHDHGNTTDHAMIWLDGLDIPTVRHFDASFAEHLGQPAHPETVRPGDSSARYGHNMRPMRGTAADRRPAHQPLFHYPYPQWRASLAALAAAETPDPWIGHALEFINPADGGAIMPTISAHVRLLPTGFETKPRRSTDGTVLVVVEGHGHARVGDREFTLSERDVIVVPSWDEVTIQAGSDLVLFGYSDRTAQEKLGLYRERRA, via the coding sequence ATGGCGCCCGACACCCACGGACTTCTCAGCAACGACACCGACGCCCAGCTCCGCCAGCTCTACGAGGCGATGCGGCCCCAGCATCTCTATCCGCTGTGGGAGGTGCTGGGCGCGCTGGTCACCCCGACGCCACGGGCGCCGACGGTGGCGGCGAAGTGGGAGTATGCCACCGCCCGCGCCCATCTGATGCGGGCCGGCGACCTGATCAGCGCGGAGAAGGCGGAACGCCGCGTGCTGATCCTGGAGAATCCCGGCACGCCCGGCACCGCCGGCATCACCACCAGCCTCTATGCCGGGCTGCAGATGATCCTGCCCGGCGAGGTGGCGCCCTGCCACCGTCACAGCCAGTCGGCGCTGCGCTTCGTCATGGAAGGCCATGGCGCCTACACCGCGGTGGATGGCGAGAAGGCGGTGATGAACCCCTTCGACCTCGTGCTGACGCCGAACTGGCAGTGGCACGACCATGGCAACACCACCGACCATGCGATGATCTGGCTCGACGGGCTGGACATCCCGACCGTGCGCCATTTCGACGCCAGCTTCGCCGAGCATCTCGGCCAGCCGGCCCATCCCGAGACGGTGCGGCCGGGCGACAGCAGCGCGCGCTACGGCCACAACATGCGGCCGATGCGCGGCACCGCCGCCGACCGCCGGCCGGCGCACCAGCCGCTGTTCCACTACCCCTATCCGCAATGGCGGGCCAGCCTCGCCGCCCTGGCGGCGGCGGAAACGCCCGATCCCTGGATTGGCCATGCGCTGGAATTCATCAACCCGGCCGACGGCGGCGCGATCATGCCGACCATCTCGGCCCATGTCCGCCTGCTGCCGACGGGCTTCGAGACGAAGCCGCGCCGCTCCACCGATGGCACCGTCCTCGTGGTGGTGGAGGGGCACGGCCATGCCAGGGTCGGCGACAGGGAATTCACCCTGTCCGAGCGTGACGTGATCGTCGTGCCGAGCTGGGACGAGGTGACGATCCAGGCCGGCAGCGACCTGGTGCTGTTCGGCTATTCCGACCGCACCGCCCAGGAGAAGCTGGGCCTCTACCGCGAACGGCGCGCCTGA
- a CDS encoding non-heme iron oxygenase ferredoxin subunit translates to MTVTTPVTTTWFKTIPAAAVEQDGVARAQAGGQRVALYAVEGEYFATSDVCTHGQAFLSDGYLDGHLIECPLHQGLFDVRTGAAAGAPCTVPVRSFPVKIEDGVLYVQIEEA, encoded by the coding sequence ATGACCGTGACGACACCCGTGACGACGACTTGGTTCAAGACCATCCCGGCCGCCGCCGTCGAGCAGGACGGCGTCGCCCGCGCCCAGGCCGGCGGCCAGCGCGTGGCGCTCTATGCGGTGGAGGGCGAGTATTTCGCCACCTCCGACGTCTGCACCCACGGGCAGGCCTTCCTGTCCGACGGCTATCTCGACGGGCACCTGATCGAATGCCCGCTGCACCAGGGCCTGTTCGACGTCCGCACCGGCGCGGCGGCCGGCGCGCCCTGCACCGTGCCGGTCCGCAGTTTTCCGGTAAAAATCGAGGACGGTGTCCTCTATGTCCAGATCGAGGAGGCGTGA
- a CDS encoding aromatic-ring-hydroxylating dioxygenase subunit beta, with translation MSTLTMSRDDAAMAADAALRARVRDFYDAYYDALDDVRLEEWPDFFTEECLYRVIPRENHERGFMLCTMQAESRGMLQDRVTGLLKTQMYAPRYYRRFPGPLRVTVGGDGIRTRHNLLMVQTLIDRQPSIVLCGVCHDRLVEDRGRLRLAERVVVFDSEMIANSLIYPA, from the coding sequence ATGAGCACGCTGACGATGAGCCGTGACGATGCGGCGATGGCTGCGGACGCGGCACTGCGCGCCCGGGTCCGCGACTTCTACGACGCCTATTACGATGCGCTCGACGATGTGCGGCTGGAGGAGTGGCCGGACTTCTTCACCGAAGAGTGCCTCTACCGCGTCATCCCGCGCGAGAACCACGAGCGCGGCTTCATGCTCTGCACCATGCAGGCGGAAAGCCGCGGAATGCTGCAGGACCGGGTGACCGGCCTGCTCAAGACCCAGATGTACGCCCCGCGCTATTACCGCCGCTTTCCCGGCCCCCTGCGGGTGACGGTGGGCGGCGACGGCATCCGCACCCGCCACAATCTGCTGATGGTCCAGACACTGATCGACCGGCAGCCCTCCATCGTGCTGTGCGGCGTCTGTCACGACCGGCTGGTCGAGGATAGGGGGCGGCTGCGTTTGGCGGAACGCGTGGTCGTCTTCGATTCCGAGATGATCGCCAACAGCCTGATCTATCCGGCCTGA
- a CDS encoding aromatic ring-hydroxylating dioxygenase subunit alpha — protein sequence MSTASSPASRDSTQQDRPAPRRWAADGASQVPYWVYSDEETYRRELERIWYGPHWLYCALEAEIPKVGDFKTTTLGEKPVIVVRSAEDEISVVENRCAHRGVKFCQSRSGHAKDLLCPYHQWAYDLRGELIGVPFRRGVRRQGGMPADFDTAKHGLRRLRVEVVNGVVWATFSDDTPPFRDYLGEKFWKHYTRVYDGRKLEVLGYNRQHIPGNWKLMMENIKDPYHAGLLHVFFVTFGLFRADQKSAVDIDDTGRHGVLISRKGAQEVNDVTADMRNFQGDLKLADPRILDVVNEFPGDETVGMITIFPSVILQQQVNSLTTRQIVPTGAGGFDFHWTHWCYADDTPEMKLRRTRQANLFGPAGFVSADDGEVIEMCQQGFAASPDAEALVTMGGHDIAPTDHMVTETAIRGMYRYWREVMGL from the coding sequence ATGAGCACGGCCAGCAGTCCCGCCAGCCGGGACTCCACACAGCAGGACCGCCCGGCCCCCCGGCGCTGGGCCGCCGACGGAGCCTCGCAGGTTCCCTACTGGGTCTATTCGGACGAGGAGACCTACCGGCGCGAGCTGGAGCGGATCTGGTACGGCCCGCACTGGCTCTATTGCGCCCTGGAGGCCGAGATCCCGAAGGTCGGCGACTTCAAGACCACCACGCTGGGCGAAAAGCCGGTGATCGTGGTGCGCAGCGCCGAGGATGAGATCAGCGTGGTGGAGAACCGCTGCGCCCACCGCGGCGTGAAGTTCTGCCAAAGCCGGTCCGGCCACGCCAAGGACCTGCTCTGCCCCTATCACCAGTGGGCCTACGACCTGCGCGGCGAGCTGATCGGCGTTCCCTTCCGCCGCGGCGTGCGGCGCCAGGGCGGCATGCCGGCCGATTTCGACACCGCGAAGCACGGCCTGCGCCGCCTGCGGGTCGAGGTGGTCAACGGCGTGGTGTGGGCCACCTTCTCCGACGACACGCCGCCCTTCCGCGACTATCTCGGCGAAAAATTCTGGAAGCACTACACGCGCGTCTATGACGGCCGGAAGCTGGAGGTGCTCGGCTACAACCGCCAGCACATTCCCGGCAACTGGAAGCTGATGATGGAGAACATCAAGGACCCGTACCATGCGGGCCTGCTGCATGTGTTCTTCGTCACCTTCGGCCTGTTCCGCGCCGACCAGAAATCCGCGGTCGACATCGACGACACCGGCCGCCACGGCGTGCTGATCAGCCGCAAGGGCGCGCAGGAGGTCAACGACGTCACCGCCGACATGCGCAATTTCCAGGGCGACCTGAAGCTGGCCGACCCGCGCATCCTCGACGTGGTGAACGAGTTCCCCGGCGACGAGACGGTGGGCATGATCACCATCTTCCCCAGCGTCATCCTGCAGCAGCAGGTCAATTCGCTGACCACGCGCCAGATCGTGCCGACCGGGGCCGGCGGCTTCGATTTCCACTGGACCCACTGGTGCTATGCCGACGACACGCCGGAGATGAAGCTGCGCCGCACCCGGCAGGCCAACCTGTTCGGCCCGGCCGGCTTCGTGTCGGCCGACGACGGCGAGGTGATCGAGATGTGCCAGCAGGGCTTCGCCGCCTCCCCCGATGCCGAGGCGCTGGTGACGATGGGCGGGCACGACATCGCGCCGACCGACCACATGGTCACCGAAACCGCGATCCGCGGCATGTACCGCTACTGGCGCGAGGTGATGGGGCTATGA
- a CDS encoding NAD(P)/FAD-dependent oxidoreductase, with protein MSAGMDAGVVIVGAGQAGGRVALLLAQRGFPGPVTLVGAETLPPYERPPLSKEMLADPQHPLPLLVPAAEYERLGIALRLGRRVTAIDRARRVVALDDGRTLPYGRLVLATGGRPRQLPFALERLQVLRTVEDVRAIAARAEKAAGVLVIGGGVIGLEVAATLRRRGLAVTVVEVGSRLLGRNFPEPVAAAIAERHAAEGVVVRTGVRVRTMSEDAGGLHATLSDGSTIGADFAVAGIGITPDTALAQDCGLVTDDGVVVDAGMRSSDPDILAVGDMAAIPGPDGRPMRCETWQNANVTAERAVATLLGEAIPPGEAGWFWTDQYDLNVQLTGDTMIGNTMSGGAGRVVEQRSAVPGGRLYLMLDGDGRLVGAAAINAGRDMSVCRRLVAAGVRLPGAMLGSDLFDARAARALLTPAPASARPVDA; from the coding sequence ATGAGTGCAGGCATGGATGCGGGCGTGGTCATCGTCGGAGCCGGGCAGGCCGGCGGACGGGTGGCGCTGCTGCTGGCCCAGCGCGGCTTTCCCGGTCCGGTGACGCTGGTGGGCGCGGAAACGCTGCCCCCCTATGAGCGCCCGCCCCTGTCCAAGGAGATGCTGGCCGATCCGCAGCATCCGCTGCCGCTGCTGGTCCCGGCGGCGGAGTACGAGCGGCTGGGGATCGCGCTGCGGCTGGGCCGCCGGGTCACCGCCATCGACCGCGCCCGCCGGGTGGTTGCGCTGGACGACGGCCGGACCCTGCCCTACGGGCGGCTGGTGCTGGCCACCGGCGGACGGCCGCGGCAACTGCCCTTCGCGCTGGAGCGCCTGCAGGTGCTGCGCACGGTCGAGGATGTCCGCGCCATCGCGGCGCGGGCGGAAAAGGCGGCCGGCGTGCTGGTAATCGGCGGCGGCGTCATCGGGCTGGAGGTGGCGGCGACCCTGCGCCGGCGCGGGCTGGCGGTGACGGTGGTGGAGGTCGGGTCACGCCTGCTCGGCCGCAATTTCCCGGAACCGGTCGCCGCGGCCATCGCCGAACGCCACGCGGCGGAAGGGGTGGTGGTCCGCACCGGGGTGCGCGTGCGCACCATGAGCGAGGATGCCGGCGGGCTGCACGCCACCCTGTCCGACGGCAGCACGATCGGCGCCGATTTCGCGGTGGCCGGCATCGGCATCACCCCCGACACGGCGCTGGCGCAGGACTGCGGGCTGGTCACCGACGACGGCGTGGTGGTGGACGCCGGGATGCGCAGCTCCGACCCCGACATCCTGGCGGTCGGCGACATGGCGGCGATTCCGGGACCGGACGGACGGCCGATGCGCTGCGAGACCTGGCAGAACGCCAACGTCACCGCCGAGCGGGCCGTCGCCACCCTCCTGGGCGAGGCGATCCCGCCGGGCGAGGCCGGCTGGTTCTGGACCGACCAGTACGATCTGAACGTGCAGCTGACCGGCGACACCATGATCGGCAACACGATGTCTGGCGGGGCCGGCCGGGTGGTGGAGCAGCGCTCCGCGGTGCCCGGCGGGCGGCTCTACCTGATGCTGGACGGCGACGGCCGGCTGGTCGGCGCGGCGGCGATCAATGCCGGCCGCGACATGAGCGTCTGCCGCCGTCTGGTCGCCGCCGGGGTCAGGCTGCCGGGCGCGATGCTCGGCTCGGATCTGTTCGACGCGCGGGCGGCCCGCGCCCTGCTCACGCCGGCTCCGGCCAGCGCCCGCCCAGTCGATGCGTGA
- a CDS encoding IclR family transcriptional regulator produces the protein MTTKRKGIQSVEIGMGVLDAVVRLGRPSSLTEIAKASEMSVSQAHRYLASFVNTGFLRQDPATTLYDMHSGALRLGLAAMARLDVFEQAALIAQELVEETGRTLQLAVWADLGPTIVRWFPGSPPIYTTLTIGSRLPLTQSATGKVFLAFQNESFVSDVLQRELVRDRTDGPIDIDAIRRQVRRDLIAGVDGTTVPGLRAFAGPVFNLQGQLVMVVSVIASQTFKTDEDPAVRERLIAACREITHRLGGRWPEPA, from the coding sequence ATGACGACGAAGCGCAAGGGCATCCAATCGGTGGAGATCGGCATGGGCGTGCTCGACGCCGTGGTCCGGCTGGGCCGGCCGAGCAGCCTGACCGAGATCGCCAAGGCGAGCGAGATGTCGGTCAGCCAGGCCCACCGCTATCTCGCCAGCTTCGTGAACACCGGCTTCCTGCGGCAGGACCCGGCGACCACGCTCTACGATATGCACAGCGGCGCCCTGCGGCTCGGGCTGGCGGCGATGGCCCGGCTCGACGTGTTCGAACAGGCCGCCCTGATCGCGCAGGAGCTGGTGGAGGAGACCGGCCGCACCCTGCAGCTCGCGGTATGGGCCGATCTGGGGCCGACCATCGTGCGCTGGTTTCCCGGATCGCCGCCGATCTACACCACGCTGACCATCGGCTCGCGCCTGCCGCTGACCCAGTCGGCGACCGGCAAGGTCTTCCTCGCCTTCCAGAACGAGAGTTTCGTCTCCGACGTGCTGCAGCGCGAGCTGGTGCGCGACCGCACCGACGGCCCGATCGACATCGACGCCATCCGCCGGCAGGTGCGGCGCGACCTGATCGCCGGGGTCGACGGCACCACCGTGCCGGGGCTGCGCGCCTTCGCCGGGCCGGTCTTCAACCTGCAGGGCCAGCTGGTCATGGTCGTCTCGGTCATCGCCTCGCAGACCTTCAAGACCGACGAGGACCCGGCGGTGAGGGAGCGGCTGATCGCCGCCTGCCGCGAGATCACGCATCGACTGGGCGGGCGCTGGCCGGAGCCGGCGTGA